In Monodelphis domestica isolate mMonDom1 chromosome 3, mMonDom1.pri, whole genome shotgun sequence, the following proteins share a genomic window:
- the F2RL3 gene encoding proteinase-activated receptor 4, with protein MQSSCSPILFLVYCLLAGCLTLTFYDDDTNNTGENEDGPTNNTSVFPIPRSIPGQKMKINNTIYLYLENELRKLLFSWVSTSLVPSLYTLVFLVGLPANGLALWVLATKIQRLPSTIFLMNLAVADLLLVLVLPFKISYYFLGHNWIFEEGLCRLVTAFFYGNMYCSMLLLACISLDRYLAIVQPFFSRSVRSPAFASCLCVVAWLGAASLTLPLTVFRQSYPLHGSSGLIVCHDVLPEDEQTGHFLNIFVCLVVLGFLLPLLVILFCYSSVICALAASGEKYSHAIKLTVLVLASVVVLFTPSNFLLLIHYSDPKANGFGKLYLWYVLSLAISTLNSCVDPFIYYYVSEEFRDKIKGKLCHQHRSRLAVQKTSKEDVPGLGTRSTSLL; from the exons ATGCAGAGCTCCTGCAGCCCCATCCTCTTCCTAGTCTACTGCCTCCTGGCTGGCTGCCTGACACTGACTTTCTACGATGATGATACTAACAACAcgg GTGAAAATGAAGATGGCCCCACCAATAACACTTCAGTATTTCCCATCCCAAGGAGCATCCCTGGGCAGAAGATGAAAATTAATAACACTATCTACCTGTATCTGGAGAATGAGCTCCGGAAGCTCCTGTTTAGCTGGGTCTCCACAAGCTTGGTACCTTCCCTCTACACTCTTGTCTTCTTGGTGGGCTTGCCAGCCAATGGCTTAGCCTTGTGGGTGCTGGCTACCAAGATCCAGAGGCTGCCTTCCACCATTTTTCTGATGAACCTTGCTGTGGCTGACCTGCTCCTGGTTCTAGTCCTCCCCTTCAAGATCTCCTACTATTTTCTGGGCCACAACTGGATTTTTGAGGAGGGCCTTTGCCGCCTGGTGACTGCTTTCttctatggaaatatgtactgttCCATGTTACTCCTTGCCTGCATCAGTCTGGACAGGTACTTGGCCATCGTCCAGCCCTTTTTCTCCCGCTCTGTGCGCAGCCCAGCCTTTGCCAGCTGCCTCTGTGTCGTGGCGTGGCTTGGGGCGGCCTCCCTCACCCTGCCCCTGACTGTCTTTAGGCAGTCCTACCCCCTGCACGGCAGCTCTGGGCTCATCGTGTGCCACGACGTGCTTCCTGAAGATGAGCAGACTGGCCATTTCCTGAACATCTTCGTCTGCTTGGTTGTGCTGGGCTTCCTCCTCCCACTGCTGGTCATTCTCTTTTGCTACAGCTCTGTCATCTGCGCCCTGGCAGCCAGTGGGGAGAAGTACAGCCATGCCATCAAGCTCACAGTGCTGGTGCTGGCCTCGGTGGTTGTACTCTTCACCCCCAGCAACTTTCTCCTGCTCATCCACTATTCGGATCCCAAGGCCAACGGCTTTGGAAAACTCTACCTATGGTATGTCCTCAGCTTGGCCATCAGCACCCTCAACAGCTGTGTGGACCCGTTCATCTATTACTATGTGTCTGAGGAGTTCAGggacaaaatcaaaggaaagctTTGTCACCAGCACAGGAGCAGGCTCGCAGTCCAGAAAACTTCCAAGGAAGATGTCCCTGGGCTGGGTACCCGCTCTACATCTCTCCTTTAG